From one Streptomyces sp. N50 genomic stretch:
- a CDS encoding DUF5937 family protein, translated as MSVHIDITGLRQERITFAPSPLGELCMALHAMSEPGHHPGLQGWVTGVTARLDPHLADRMCEADFLWRSTFSDLFLPYAGIPGRSTLPGATLAEELDLLDKLTDEQFVDAAMEFTTCAISYSTGGPGPLTDAGIRRRALEQAAARGPHQLAFTERLLSDPPRTRAWLRQFLEDCDDAFFAETWSRTHHQLVADARHKTDLLRHKGLAEALMSMSSAVTLDESATRITVDKLGTGRTATQDGGLLLVPTALGWPHLTVLYRYGWQPVVHYPVHSTPKIAAPTSLEQLTLRMTALSHPVRMRLCRSLARSAFTTSELTQVHGMTAPEISRHLGVLKKAGLITTRRRGRYVLHQLDVTMVARLGSDFLEGILR; from the coding sequence ATGAGCGTGCACATCGACATCACCGGGCTGCGGCAGGAGCGGATCACCTTCGCGCCCTCACCCCTGGGCGAGCTGTGCATGGCGCTGCACGCGATGTCCGAGCCGGGGCACCACCCCGGCCTCCAGGGCTGGGTCACCGGTGTCACCGCCCGGCTCGATCCGCATCTGGCCGACCGGATGTGCGAGGCGGACTTCCTGTGGAGGTCGACGTTCTCCGACCTGTTCCTGCCGTACGCGGGCATCCCGGGCCGCAGCACGCTCCCCGGGGCCACGCTCGCCGAGGAGCTGGACCTGCTGGACAAGCTGACGGACGAGCAATTCGTGGACGCCGCAATGGAGTTCACCACCTGCGCGATCTCCTACAGCACGGGCGGACCCGGCCCGCTCACCGACGCCGGGATCCGGCGCCGCGCCCTGGAGCAGGCGGCCGCGCGGGGTCCGCATCAACTGGCTTTCACCGAGCGGCTGTTGTCCGACCCGCCGCGGACCAGGGCATGGCTGCGGCAGTTCCTGGAGGACTGCGACGACGCGTTCTTCGCGGAGACCTGGTCCCGGACGCACCACCAGCTCGTGGCCGACGCCCGCCACAAGACGGACCTCCTGCGCCACAAGGGCCTCGCCGAGGCACTGATGTCGATGTCCTCCGCGGTGACCCTCGACGAGAGCGCCACCCGGATCACGGTCGACAAACTCGGCACCGGCCGCACCGCGACCCAGGACGGCGGCCTCCTCCTGGTGCCCACGGCCCTGGGCTGGCCGCACCTGACGGTCCTGTACCGGTACGGCTGGCAGCCCGTCGTGCACTACCCCGTGCACAGCACCCCGAAGATCGCCGCACCGACCTCCCTGGAGCAGCTGACCCTGCGGATGACCGCCCTGTCCCACCCGGTCCGTATGCGCCTGTGCCGCAGCCTGGCCCGCAGCGCGTTCACCACCAGCGAGCTGACCCAGGTGCACGGCATGACCGCCCCCGAGATATCCCGCCACCTCGGCGTCCTGAAGAAGGCCGGCCTGATCACCACCCGCCGCCGCGGCCGCTACGTCCTGCACCAGCTGGACGTCACGATGGTGGCCCGCCTGGGCAGCGACTTCCTGGAGGGCATCCTCAGGTAG
- a CDS encoding threonine aldolase family protein, whose amino-acid sequence MSDTAEQGEEQAEQGAQGVEPATEEERVLARRKRRLDANRNAERALARLGFLGTLRERLTFVQEAAELYDLDETSDMYGGGVVETLEKRVAELLGKEAAAFFPTGTMAQQVALRCWAGRTGNPTVALHPLAHPEVHERDAFSQVSGLRPVHVTSEPRQPTADEVRDFPEPFGTLMLELPLRDAGFVLPSWEELSAVVEAARERDAVVHFDGARLWESATHFGRPLDEIAGLADSVYVSFYKSLEALGGAAIAGPKTLIDEAKTWRHRYGGQIFQQFPTALTALAGLDRELPRLPAYVGHARVVAEALREGFAAAGVPWIRVHPEQPHTNEFQVWLPFDPDAVSEAAIRQAEQTKTALFSNPWDARGPGLAVTEVYVRAAALEWTADDVKAAVADFTALLKEETGS is encoded by the coding sequence ATGAGCGATACGGCGGAACAGGGCGAAGAGCAGGCGGAGCAGGGCGCGCAGGGAGTGGAGCCGGCGACCGAGGAGGAACGCGTCCTGGCGCGCCGCAAGCGGCGCCTCGACGCGAACCGGAACGCCGAGCGCGCCCTCGCCCGCCTCGGCTTCCTGGGCACACTCCGGGAACGGCTCACCTTCGTACAGGAGGCGGCCGAGCTGTACGACCTCGACGAGACGTCGGACATGTACGGCGGCGGCGTGGTCGAGACCCTGGAGAAGCGGGTCGCCGAACTGCTCGGCAAGGAGGCCGCGGCCTTCTTCCCCACCGGCACCATGGCCCAGCAGGTCGCCCTGCGCTGCTGGGCGGGCCGCACCGGCAACCCGACCGTCGCCCTGCACCCGCTCGCCCACCCCGAGGTGCACGAACGGGACGCGTTCAGCCAGGTCAGCGGGCTCCGCCCGGTCCACGTGACGAGCGAACCCCGGCAGCCGACCGCCGACGAGGTCCGCGACTTCCCGGAGCCCTTCGGGACGCTGATGCTCGAACTGCCCCTCCGGGACGCTGGTTTCGTGCTGCCCTCCTGGGAGGAGCTCTCCGCCGTCGTCGAGGCCGCGCGCGAACGCGACGCGGTGGTCCACTTCGACGGCGCCCGCCTGTGGGAGTCCGCCACCCACTTCGGCCGCCCGCTCGACGAGATCGCCGGCCTCGCCGACAGCGTCTACGTGTCGTTCTACAAGTCCCTCGAAGCCCTCGGCGGCGCCGCGATCGCCGGCCCGAAGACCCTCATCGACGAGGCGAAGACCTGGCGGCACCGGTACGGCGGCCAGATCTTCCAGCAGTTCCCCACCGCGCTGACGGCACTCGCGGGCCTGGACCGGGAACTCCCCCGACTCCCCGCGTACGTGGGCCACGCGCGCGTGGTCGCCGAGGCGCTGCGGGAGGGGTTCGCGGCGGCCGGGGTGCCCTGGATACGCGTCCACCCCGAGCAGCCGCACACGAACGAGTTCCAGGTCTGGCTGCCGTTCGATCCGGACGCCGTCTCGGAGGCCGCGATCCGGCAGGCCGAGCAGACGAAGACCGCCCTCTTCTCCAACCCCTGGGACGCGCGGGGCCCGGGCCTCGCGGTCACCGAGGTCTACGTACGCGCCGCCGCCCTGGAGTGGACGGCCGACGACGTGAAGGCGGCGGTCGCGGACTTCACGGCCCTGCTGAAGGAGGAGACCGGGAGCTGA
- a CDS encoding Rossmann-like and DUF2520 domain-containing protein, translating to MSTFQQPEPKDRPARLAVGVVGAGRVGPALAASLQLAGHRPVAVSGVSDASRRRAALMLPDVPVVTPAQVLERSDLVLLTVPDDALPGLVEGLAETGAVRPGQLLVHTSGRYGAQVLDPALRVGALPLALHPAMTFTGTPVDVQRLAGCSFGVTAPEELRLAAEALVIEMGGEPEWIAEENRPLYHAALALGANHLVTLVAESMELLRTAGVEAPDRMLGPLLGAALDNALRSGDAALTGPVARGDAGTVAAHVTELRKHAPQTVAGYLAMARATADRALAHGLLKPELAEDLLGVLANGTEGDAG from the coding sequence GTGAGTACATTCCAACAGCCAGAGCCCAAGGACCGCCCCGCGCGGCTCGCCGTCGGTGTCGTCGGCGCCGGCCGGGTGGGCCCCGCGCTGGCCGCCTCGCTCCAGCTGGCCGGGCACCGCCCGGTGGCCGTCTCCGGGGTGTCCGACGCGTCCAGGCGACGGGCCGCGCTGATGCTGCCGGACGTGCCGGTCGTCACGCCCGCGCAGGTCCTGGAGCGCTCCGACCTGGTGCTGTTGACCGTCCCGGACGACGCCCTGCCCGGGCTCGTGGAGGGCCTCGCCGAGACCGGGGCCGTACGCCCCGGACAACTGCTCGTGCACACCTCCGGGCGGTACGGCGCGCAGGTCCTGGACCCCGCTCTGCGGGTCGGCGCGCTGCCACTGGCCCTGCACCCCGCGATGACCTTCACGGGCACTCCGGTGGACGTCCAGCGGCTCGCCGGGTGCTCCTTCGGGGTCACCGCGCCCGAGGAGTTGCGGCTGGCCGCCGAGGCCCTGGTGATCGAGATGGGCGGCGAGCCCGAGTGGATCGCCGAGGAGAACCGCCCGCTCTACCACGCGGCCCTCGCGCTGGGCGCCAACCACCTGGTGACCCTGGTCGCCGAGTCCATGGAGCTGCTGCGCACGGCCGGTGTCGAGGCCCCCGACCGGATGCTCGGCCCGCTGCTGGGCGCCGCCCTGGACAACGCCCTGCGCTCCGGCGACGCGGCGCTCACCGGCCCCGTCGCGCGCGGGGACGCGGGCACGGTCGCCGCGCATGTCACCGAGTTGCGCAAGCACGCGCCCCAGACCGTCGCCGGCTATCTGGCGATGGCCCGCGCGACCGCCGACCGGGCCCTGGCCCACGGGCTGCTGAAGCCGGAGCTCGCCGAGGATCTCCTCGGGGTGCTCGCCAACGGCACCGAGGGAGATGCCGGATGA
- a CDS encoding L-aspartate oxidase, which produces MTSTGIRLHAPAPGWSIDADVVVVGSGVAGLTAALRCEAAGLRTVVVTKARLDDGSTRWAQGGIAAALGEGDTPEQHLDDTLVAGAGLCDEEAVRILVTEGPDAVRRLIETGAHFDESSEGGLELAREGGHHRRRIAHAGGDATGAEVSRALVEAVHARGLRTIENALVLDLLTDAEGRTAGVTLHVMGEGQHDGVGAVHAPAVVLATGGMGQVFSATTNPSVSTGDGVALALRAGAEVSDLEFVQFHPTVLFLGADAEGQQPLVSEAVRGEGAHVVDADGVRFMVGQHELAELAPRDIVAKGITRRMLEQDAEHMFLDARHFGADMWEHRFPTILAACRSHGIDPVTEPVPVAPAAHYASGGVRTDSRGRTTVPGLYACGEVACTGVHGANRLASNSLLEGLVYAERIVADITGNQAGNALHARVPEPVPHPQKPAHPLLAPEARFAIQRIMTEGAGVLRSAESLAKAAGQLQQLHTDARDALDENGKTAEPGVDTWEATNLLCVARVLVTAAAQREETRGCHWREDHADRDDTAWRRHIVVRLNPDRTLAVDTTDTADFPPTRQHRPQEQ; this is translated from the coding sequence GTGACCAGCACAGGCATACGACTGCACGCACCCGCCCCAGGGTGGTCCATCGATGCGGACGTCGTGGTCGTCGGCTCCGGAGTGGCCGGCCTGACCGCGGCCCTGCGCTGCGAGGCGGCCGGGCTGCGGACGGTCGTCGTCACCAAGGCACGCCTCGACGACGGCTCCACCCGCTGGGCCCAGGGGGGCATCGCAGCCGCCCTCGGGGAGGGCGACACCCCCGAACAGCACTTGGACGACACCCTGGTCGCCGGGGCGGGCCTGTGCGACGAGGAGGCCGTACGGATCCTCGTCACCGAGGGCCCCGACGCCGTACGGCGGCTCATCGAGACCGGCGCCCACTTCGACGAGTCCTCCGAAGGAGGACTGGAGCTGGCCCGCGAGGGCGGTCACCACCGGCGCCGGATCGCGCACGCGGGCGGCGACGCGACCGGCGCGGAGGTCTCCAGGGCGCTCGTCGAGGCCGTACACGCGCGTGGCCTGCGCACGATCGAGAACGCGCTCGTGCTGGACCTCCTGACGGACGCCGAGGGGCGTACGGCGGGGGTCACCCTGCACGTCATGGGCGAGGGGCAGCACGACGGCGTGGGTGCCGTGCACGCGCCCGCCGTGGTCCTCGCGACCGGCGGCATGGGGCAGGTCTTCTCGGCGACCACCAACCCGTCCGTGTCGACCGGCGACGGGGTCGCCCTCGCCCTCCGCGCGGGTGCCGAGGTCTCCGACCTGGAGTTCGTGCAGTTCCACCCGACCGTGCTGTTCCTCGGCGCGGACGCGGAGGGCCAGCAGCCCCTCGTCTCCGAGGCGGTGCGCGGCGAGGGCGCCCATGTGGTCGACGCCGACGGTGTGCGCTTCATGGTGGGCCAGCACGAACTCGCCGAGCTCGCGCCCCGGGACATCGTCGCCAAGGGCATCACGCGGCGCATGCTGGAGCAGGACGCCGAGCACATGTTCCTCGACGCCCGGCACTTCGGCGCCGACATGTGGGAGCACCGCTTCCCGACGATCCTCGCCGCCTGCCGCAGCCACGGCATCGACCCGGTCACCGAGCCCGTCCCGGTGGCCCCGGCCGCCCACTACGCCTCCGGCGGCGTCCGCACCGACTCCCGGGGCCGCACGACCGTCCCCGGGCTGTACGCGTGCGGCGAGGTCGCCTGCACCGGTGTGCACGGCGCTAACCGGCTCGCCTCCAACTCCCTCCTCGAAGGCCTCGTCTACGCCGAGCGGATCGTCGCCGACATCACCGGGAACCAGGCCGGGAACGCGCTCCACGCGCGTGTGCCCGAGCCGGTCCCGCACCCCCAGAAGCCCGCGCACCCGCTGCTCGCCCCCGAGGCCCGCTTCGCGATCCAGCGGATCATGACCGAGGGCGCGGGCGTCCTGCGCTCCGCCGAGTCCCTCGCCAAGGCCGCCGGACAGCTCCAGCAGCTGCACACCGACGCCCGCGACGCCCTCGACGAGAACGGCAAGACCGCCGAGCCCGGCGTCGACACCTGGGAGGCCACCAACCTCCTGTGCGTGGCCCGCGTCCTGGTCACCGCCGCGGCTCAGCGCGAGGAGACCCGCGGCTGCCACTGGCGCGAGGACCACGCCGACCGCGACGACACCGCGTGGCGGCGCCACATCGTCGTACGGCTGAATCCGGACCGCACGCTGGCCGTAGACACCACGGACACCGCAGACTTCCCCCCGACCCGGCAGCACCGTCCCCAGGAGCAGTGA
- the nadC gene encoding carboxylating nicotinate-nucleotide diphosphorylase gives MSTHDLPLADSGGCGDDCACGAGADAEAAEYAVCGLDPALAELLADAGLDPLEVEDIANVAIQEDLAGGVDVTTVATIPEEAVATADFTAREAGVVAGLRVAEAVVSVVCTDEFEVERHVEDGDRVEAGQKLLSVTTRTRDLLTAERSALNILCRMSGIATATRAWADALEGTKAKVRDTRKTTPGLRSLEKYAVRSGGGVNHRMSLSDAALVKDNHVVAAGGVAQAFEAVREAFPDVPIEVEVDTLHQLRDVLAAGADLILLDNFTPDECAEAVGIVAGRAALEASGRLTLDNAKAYADTGVDYLAVGALTHSAPILDIGLDLREAQ, from the coding sequence GTGAGCACCCACGACCTTCCCCTCGCCGACAGCGGTGGCTGCGGCGACGACTGTGCCTGCGGCGCGGGCGCCGACGCGGAGGCCGCAGAGTACGCAGTGTGCGGCCTCGACCCCGCGCTCGCCGAGCTCCTGGCGGACGCCGGACTCGACCCCCTGGAGGTCGAGGACATCGCCAACGTCGCCATCCAGGAGGACCTGGCCGGCGGCGTCGACGTGACGACCGTGGCGACCATCCCTGAAGAGGCCGTCGCCACCGCCGACTTCACCGCGCGCGAGGCCGGTGTCGTGGCGGGCCTCAGGGTCGCCGAAGCGGTGGTCTCCGTGGTCTGCACCGACGAGTTCGAGGTCGAGCGGCACGTGGAGGACGGCGACCGCGTGGAGGCCGGACAGAAGCTCCTGTCGGTCACCACGCGCACGCGCGACCTCCTGACCGCCGAGCGCAGCGCGCTCAACATCCTGTGCCGCATGTCCGGCATCGCGACCGCCACGCGCGCGTGGGCCGACGCCCTGGAGGGCACGAAGGCGAAGGTCCGCGACACCCGCAAGACGACGCCGGGACTGCGCTCCCTGGAGAAGTACGCGGTCCGGAGCGGCGGCGGGGTCAACCACCGCATGTCCCTCTCGGACGCGGCCCTCGTCAAGGACAACCACGTGGTCGCCGCGGGCGGCGTCGCCCAGGCCTTCGAGGCCGTACGGGAGGCCTTCCCGGACGTGCCGATCGAGGTCGAGGTCGACACCCTGCACCAGCTCCGCGACGTCCTGGCCGCCGGCGCCGACCTGATCCTGCTGGACAACTTCACGCCCGACGAGTGCGCGGAGGCCGTCGGCATCGTCGCCGGCCGCGCCGCACTGGAGGCCTCGGGGCGGCTCACCCTGGACAACGCCAAGGCGTACGCCGACACCGGGGTGGACTACCTCGCCGTAGGGGCCCTGACCCACTCCGCGCCGATCCTGGACATCGGCCTCGACCTCCGCGAGGCGCAGTAG
- a CDS encoding type III pantothenate kinase: MLLTIDVGNTHTVLGLFDGEEIIEHWRISTDARRTADELAVLLQGLMGMHPLLGEELGDGIDGIAICATVPSVLHELREVTRRYYGDVPAVLVEPGVKTGVPILTDNPKEVGADRIINAVAAVELYGGPAIVVDFGTATTFDAVSARGEYIGGVISPGIEISVEALGVKGAQLRKIEVARPRSVIGKNTVEAMQSGIVYGFAGQVDGVVNRMVKELADDPEDVTVIATGGLAPMVLGEASVIDEHEPWLTLIGLRLVYERNVSWM; encoded by the coding sequence ATGCTCCTCACGATCGACGTGGGCAACACGCACACCGTCCTGGGCCTGTTCGACGGCGAGGAGATCATCGAGCACTGGCGCATCTCCACGGACGCGCGCCGTACCGCCGACGAACTCGCCGTCCTCCTCCAGGGCCTGATGGGCATGCACCCGCTCCTCGGAGAGGAGCTGGGCGACGGCATCGACGGCATCGCGATCTGCGCCACCGTCCCGTCCGTCCTGCACGAACTGCGCGAGGTCACCCGCCGCTACTACGGCGACGTGCCCGCCGTCCTCGTCGAACCGGGCGTCAAGACCGGCGTCCCGATCCTCACCGACAACCCCAAGGAGGTCGGCGCGGACCGCATCATCAACGCGGTCGCCGCGGTCGAGCTCTACGGAGGTCCGGCGATCGTCGTCGACTTCGGTACGGCGACCACCTTCGACGCGGTCTCCGCGCGCGGGGAGTACATCGGCGGTGTCATCTCCCCCGGCATCGAGATCTCGGTCGAGGCCCTGGGCGTCAAGGGCGCCCAGCTCCGCAAGATCGAGGTGGCCAGGCCGCGCAGCGTGATCGGCAAGAACACCGTCGAGGCCATGCAGTCCGGCATCGTCTACGGCTTCGCCGGCCAGGTCGACGGCGTCGTCAACCGCATGGTCAAGGAGTTGGCCGACGACCCCGAGGACGTCACCGTCATCGCGACCGGCGGCCTCGCCCCGATGGTCCTGGGCGAGGCCTCGGTGATCGACGAGCACGAGCCCTGGCTGACGCTGATCGGCCTGCGGCTGGTGTACGAGCGGAACGTCTCGTGGATGTGA
- a CDS encoding BlaI/MecI/CopY family transcriptional regulator: MTRVWKWNRPVTVREVLEDLQQERSIAYTTVMTVLDNLHQKGWVRREAEGRAYRYEAVSTRAAYSAALMNDAWSQSDNPAAALVAFFGMMSDEQREALRSAVRIVQGPETPEPADGVQNPGSTPSRGGR, encoded by the coding sequence ATGACGCGGGTGTGGAAGTGGAACCGCCCGGTGACCGTTCGAGAAGTCCTGGAAGACCTTCAGCAGGAACGGTCGATCGCGTACACCACGGTGATGACCGTTTTGGACAATCTCCATCAGAAGGGCTGGGTGCGCCGTGAGGCGGAAGGCCGGGCCTATCGATATGAGGCGGTCTCCACACGGGCCGCCTACTCCGCCGCCCTGATGAACGACGCCTGGTCCCAGAGCGACAACCCCGCCGCCGCTCTCGTCGCCTTCTTCGGGATGATGAGCGACGAACAGCGTGAGGCCCTCCGCAGCGCCGTACGCATCGTCCAGGGACCGGAAACACCCGAACCCGCGGATGGCGTCCAGAACCCCGGCTCCACGCCCTCCAGGGGCGGGCGATAG
- a CDS encoding amino-acid N-acetyltransferase yields the protein MSAEHPEVTAKAITVRRARTGDVEAVRRLLDAYVRGRILLDKATVTLYEDIQEFWVAERDDNAEVVGCGALHVMWEDLAEVRTLAVKPGLKGAGVGHQLLEKLLHTARWLGVRRVFCLTFEVDFFSKHGFVEIGETPVDTDVYAELLRSYDEGVAEFLGLERVKPNTLGNSRMLLHL from the coding sequence ATGTCAGCAGAGCACCCCGAAGTCACCGCGAAAGCCATCACCGTCCGGCGGGCCAGGACCGGTGATGTCGAGGCGGTGCGCCGACTCCTTGACGCCTACGTCCGCGGTCGCATCCTGCTCGACAAAGCGACGGTGACTCTTTACGAGGACATCCAGGAGTTCTGGGTCGCCGAACGGGACGACAACGCCGAGGTCGTCGGCTGCGGGGCACTGCATGTCATGTGGGAAGACCTCGCGGAAGTCCGCACTCTCGCGGTGAAGCCCGGCTTGAAGGGGGCCGGTGTGGGCCATCAGTTGCTGGAGAAGTTGCTGCACACGGCTCGCTGGCTAGGCGTTCGTCGCGTTTTCTGTCTCACCTTCGAAGTGGACTTCTTCTCGAAGCACGGCTTCGTGGAGATCGGTGAGACACCCGTTGACACCGATGTCTACGCGGAGCTGTTGCGTTCCTATGACGAGGGCGTGGCGGAGTTCCTCGGTCTCGAACGAGTGAAACCGAACACCTTGGGCAACAGCCGGATGCTTCTGCATCTGTGA
- a CDS encoding histone-like nucleoid-structuring protein Lsr2: MAQKVQVLLVDDLDGGEADETVTFALDGKTYEIDLTTANADKLRGLLDAYVKGGRRTGGRASGGRGKARAATGGSQDTAQIRAWAKENGHDVNDRGRVPAAIREAYEKANG; the protein is encoded by the coding sequence GTGGCACAGAAGGTTCAGGTCCTTCTTGTCGATGACCTCGACGGCGGCGAGGCGGACGAGACGGTGACGTTCGCGCTGGACGGCAAGACGTACGAGATCGATCTCACCACCGCGAATGCGGACAAGCTCCGTGGACTTCTCGACGCTTACGTGAAGGGCGGGCGCCGTACCGGTGGCCGCGCTTCGGGTGGCCGCGGAAAGGCACGCGCCGCGACCGGTGGCAGCCAGGACACCGCGCAGATTCGCGCGTGGGCCAAGGAGAACGGCCACGACGTGAACGACCGCGGCCGTGTTCCCGCGGCCATTCGCGAGGCCTACGAGAAGGCCAACGGCTGA
- a CDS encoding SCO3374 family protein → MVRTVPPLSTVPLPRRPLGPDDRRRNWYENELGWRTVPGEPLRLVTGLRFDVLDVPVEAGAAALWRLGPDSPVAVQGDRMRLLVAAGSAEELPGLLDWLEWGALAPALDLVALGADGLMEAPSLPGARPAGGPLSGAGTSQGQPLPANRPGPLQGAAVWLRPPEPGCEVEASLPTMPAVGGVGHAPDLVRLVDTVATQCHRVRLRRSCAQPLAFS, encoded by the coding sequence ATGGTTCGCACAGTCCCCCCTCTCAGCACGGTCCCGCTCCCCCGCCGCCCGCTCGGTCCGGACGACCGGCGGCGGAACTGGTACGAGAACGAACTGGGGTGGCGCACGGTGCCCGGAGAGCCGCTACGGCTCGTCACGGGCCTGCGTTTCGACGTCCTGGACGTGCCGGTCGAGGCCGGTGCCGCGGCACTGTGGCGGCTGGGTCCGGATTCTCCGGTGGCCGTGCAGGGCGACCGGATGCGGCTGCTGGTGGCCGCGGGCAGCGCGGAGGAGCTCCCGGGGCTGCTGGACTGGCTGGAGTGGGGCGCTCTGGCGCCGGCGCTGGATCTGGTGGCGCTGGGCGCGGACGGGCTCATGGAGGCGCCGTCGCTCCCCGGGGCGAGGCCCGCAGGGGGACCGCTGTCCGGCGCGGGGACCTCCCAGGGGCAGCCGCTCCCCGCGAACCGCCCGGGTCCCTTGCAGGGGGCCGCCGTATGGCTGCGACCCCCCGAGCCGGGGTGCGAGGTCGAGGCCTCGCTGCCGACAATGCCGGCCGTGGGGGGCGTCGGTCACGCCCCTGATCTCGTACGACTTGTGGACACGGTGGCCACACAGTGCCACCGGGTACGGCTGCGGCGCTCGTGCGCTCAGCCGTTGGCCTTCTCGTAG